In Desulfosudis oleivorans Hxd3, the DNA window TCATCTCCGGCGCCAGCGATTCCATGCCATCGGCAAACCGGTTAATGGCGGCCGCCACATCCTTTGCACTTTCTGCCTTTTCCAAGGCAGTCACGTAAGTCTCCATCACCTTGGCAAACTGCTTGTTGACGCTGATGATGTCCGAATACTTGCCGCCGCAGGCCACGGTCAGCAGCACCAGGCTCAACACACACAGAAACACCGCTGCTCTCTTTTTCATTGTCTTCTCCTGTTGATCGTTAAATCGGCCCGGAAAAGAGCCGGGCATTAAAAAATCAGGTTCATCTCCCGATTAGTTGCAGTAAACGATTTGCATACTTTTTTCGTGCTGCCGATGGTTTTGAAAGGGGCCCCTGATAAGTCTTTCAACAACAACCCCTTGGACCCTCGACCCCTTGAATCCTGTGCACCCGCTAAATTAGAAAAGATCCAGAAACTACAACATACACTCGTCTGCCGGTAAAAGACAATCCTCACGGCAAAAAACCACCGGCAGCCAGGCGCTCCCTGTAATCGGACACGGCGGCCAGGACCTGGTCTTTTGTCTCAATCCGCCTGATCGACTCGCGAAACAGGGTGCCGTGGGGCATGGCCCTGGTAAACCAGCCCAGGCGGCTGCGCATCACCCGGCAGGCAAGGTCCTCACCATAATGCGCCACCATGGCGTTGATATATTCGGACATCACCTCAAACCGGTGCTCCAGGGAAGGTTCCACAACCGGTTTGCCGGCCAGGCAGGCATTGATCTGTTTAAAAATCCAGGGCGCCCCGATGGCGGCCCGGCCCACCATCACCGCGTCACACCCGGTCTGGTCCAGCATGCGCCGGGCATCTTCCGGGAGAACAATGTCCCCGTTGCCGATCACCGGCAGGCCGGTCCGCTGTTTTAAGGCGGCAATCAGGGACCAGTCGGCCGTGCCCCCGAACCCCTGGGTGGCAGTGCGGGGGTGAAGGGCCACGGCGTTGACGCCCCGGGCCTCGGCAATTTCGGCCAGGTGAAAGGCATCGCTGCCGTCCGGGTTCCAGCCGCTTCGCATCTTGATGGTCAGGGGAATGGAGACGGCGTCCCGCACCGCCTGGATCACCTCCGCGGCCAGGGGCAGGTCCTTCATCAGGGCCGCCCCTGCTCCGGATTTTAAAATCTTTTTTACCGAGCAGCCGAAATTTATGTCGATCATGTGAGCACCGGAGGCCTGGACCATTGCGGCGGCCCGGCCCATGACAGCGGGTTTTCCGCCGAAAATCTGGACGGCAAAGGGGGCTTCTTCAGGAGTGGTGCGCAGCATGGCCCCGGTTTTTTCAGACTGGTAAAAAAGACCGTGGCTGCTGACCATCTCGGAGTAGACAAGGGCACAGCCGGCTGCCTTGGCCAGCCGGCGGAAAGGGGCATCGGTAATGCCGGCCAGGGGAGCAAGAATGGTGCGTCCCGCCAGAAAAACCGGCCCGATTCTCATGACAACCTCGCGCGGGGGAAAGATGGATAAAAAAAGATTACAGGACGCGGACCAGGTCCACCACCACGGTGGGGCTGCCCGGCGGGCCGTTGGGTCCTTCATATTTCACAAAAACACCGTCGGTTTTTCGAAACCAGTAGTCTCCGCTCCACAGCGGGGCCAGCATTCCGGGCAGGCCGATTCTGACCTGCTGAACCTCTGCCGGCTCACCCAGCACCGGCCATCGGTCCACCCCCTTTTTCCGGGCCACCAGCCGGTGGGGTTCAAGGGTGGAAGGCCGCAGGATCCAGAACTCCAGCTTCTCGTCGCCGGAGGTCACAAAAGGGCGGAAGCAGAGGGTGGTGGCCTGGTACCAGGGTTTGTCGTCAATGGGAAACTCCCGGTTGACCGTTTTTCCCTGAAAGGTACCGGTCAGGCGGATCACGTTGCCTTTTCTTTCCGCTCTCACTTTCGTGTTTTCTTCCGGCCGGACCG includes these proteins:
- the dusB gene encoding tRNA dihydrouridine synthase DusB, which produces MRIGPVFLAGRTILAPLAGITDAPFRRLAKAAGCALVYSEMVSSHGLFYQSEKTGAMLRTTPEEAPFAVQIFGGKPAVMGRAAAMVQASGAHMIDINFGCSVKKILKSGAGAALMKDLPLAAEVIQAVRDAVSIPLTIKMRSGWNPDGSDAFHLAEIAEARGVNAVALHPRTATQGFGGTADWSLIAALKQRTGLPVIGNGDIVLPEDARRMLDQTGCDAVMVGRAAIGAPWIFKQINACLAGKPVVEPSLEHRFEVMSEYINAMVAHYGEDLACRVMRSRLGWFTRAMPHGTLFRESIRRIETKDQVLAAVSDYRERLAAGGFLP